Proteins from a genomic interval of Staphylococcus debuckii:
- a CDS encoding polysaccharide biosynthesis protein, protein MSKLPVRQQRLIFFLIVDSLIVAFSVFLSYSILEPYFRGYSLKLLILSSVVLLCSHHIFASVFNLYHRAWEYVSINEMFVIVKAVTCSMALTVLVVPFFTHEGPFLRLYFITWMMHILLIGGSRLSWRIFRRTLNRRGRKRKNTLVIGAGEGGSMLIQQMLKRPGMDMEPVLAVDDDPNKQKLTITEGVKVQGKIEDVPDLVRKYRIKKIIIAIPTLSQKRLREINDICENLGVTVLKMPNIEEVMSGELEVNQLKKVEVEDLLGRDPVELDMQLISKELTHQTIMVTGAGGSIGSEICRQVCRFAPARIILLGHGENSIYLIHQELQKQYGDQIDIVPVIADIQDRARMFKILDHYQPYVVYHAAAHKHVPMMEYNPSEAIKNNVMGTKNTAEAARAARVSKFVMISTDKAVNPPNVMGASKRAAEMIVQSMNEENCKTDFVAVRFGNVLGSRGSVIPLFKKQIEAGGPITVTHPDITRYFMTIPEAARLVLQAGAIAEGGEVFVLDMGEPVKIVDLAKNLIRLSGYKDGDIEIQFTGLRPGEKLYEELLDEDEIHPEQVYEKIYRGKVETMENEDVLRILDEIIHSKDYKQKLIDLANHRYEDKNGKVDAQDEGNDDIPPFRVIN, encoded by the coding sequence GTGTCCAAATTACCTGTAAGACAGCAGCGTCTGATATTCTTTTTAATCGTCGATTCACTTATCGTCGCATTTTCTGTCTTCTTAAGCTATTCGATTCTAGAACCATATTTCCGAGGTTATTCATTAAAATTATTAATCCTATCATCAGTGGTATTATTATGTTCGCACCATATCTTCGCTAGTGTGTTCAATTTATATCACCGCGCTTGGGAATACGTCAGTATTAACGAAATGTTTGTTATTGTCAAAGCAGTAACCTGTTCAATGGCTTTAACCGTACTGGTCGTTCCCTTTTTCACACATGAAGGTCCATTTTTGAGATTGTACTTTATCACATGGATGATGCATATCCTCTTAATCGGTGGTTCAAGACTTTCTTGGAGAATCTTTCGCAGAACGCTTAACCGCAGAGGTCGAAAAAGAAAGAATACTTTAGTAATCGGAGCAGGAGAGGGCGGCTCAATGCTGATTCAACAGATGTTGAAACGTCCCGGTATGGACATGGAACCTGTACTTGCAGTCGATGATGATCCGAATAAACAGAAATTAACGATTACAGAAGGCGTAAAAGTCCAAGGTAAAATTGAAGATGTACCTGATTTAGTACGTAAATATCGTATTAAGAAAATCATCATTGCAATTCCGACACTTTCTCAAAAACGCTTACGTGAAATTAATGATATCTGTGAAAACCTCGGCGTTACTGTATTGAAGATGCCGAATATCGAAGAAGTCATGTCGGGTGAACTCGAAGTCAATCAATTGAAGAAAGTCGAAGTTGAAGATTTACTCGGGCGCGATCCGGTGGAATTAGACATGCAGTTGATTTCTAAAGAATTGACCCATCAAACAATTATGGTAACCGGTGCAGGCGGCTCAATCGGTTCAGAAATCTGTCGCCAAGTTTGCCGCTTCGCACCTGCACGTATTATCTTACTCGGACACGGTGAAAACAGTATCTATCTCATTCACCAAGAGTTGCAGAAACAATACGGCGACCAAATTGATATTGTACCAGTCATTGCGGATATTCAAGATAGAGCACGCATGTTCAAGATCTTAGACCATTATCAACCTTACGTGGTCTACCACGCAGCAGCACATAAACATGTACCGATGATGGAATACAATCCAAGCGAAGCTATTAAAAATAACGTGATGGGTACTAAAAACACAGCAGAAGCAGCACGTGCAGCCAGAGTCAGCAAATTCGTTATGATTTCGACCGACAAAGCAGTCAACCCGCCGAATGTTATGGGTGCTTCTAAACGTGCGGCCGAAATGATTGTTCAAAGCATGAACGAAGAGAACTGTAAGACTGATTTCGTGGCAGTGCGTTTCGGTAACGTACTCGGTTCCCGCGGTTCAGTTATTCCATTATTCAAGAAACAAATTGAAGCGGGCGGTCCAATTACAGTGACACATCCTGACATCACACGTTACTTCATGACAATCCCAGAAGCAGCACGACTCGTATTGCAAGCCGGCGCAATCGCAGAAGGCGGAGAAGTCTTCGTGCTCGATATGGGTGAACCAGTTAAAATTGTAGATTTAGCGAAAAACTTAATTCGCTTGAGCGGATACAAAGATGGCGACATCGAAATCCAATTTACCGGCTTACGACCAGGAGAGAAACTTTACGAAGAACTTCTCGACGAAGACGAAATACATCCAGAACAAGTCTACGAAAAAATCTATCGCGGTAAAGTAGAAACAATGGAAAATGAAGATGTACTGCGCATCCTCGATGAAATTATTCATAGCAAAGATTACAAACAAAAACTAATCGACCTCGCCAACCATCGTTACGAAGATAAAAACGGCAAAGTCGACGCACAAGATGAGGGCAACGACGATATCCCGCCCTTTCGCGTGATCAACTAA
- a CDS encoding FeoA family protein, translating into MVHAANAEKGLTYKITSINFENTMLAHRLSALGFTIGSKIKVRQKFFMKGPCTLEMDGQCIGIRHCDACKIMLEQADA; encoded by the coding sequence ATGGTTCATGCAGCTAATGCCGAAAAAGGTTTAACTTATAAAATTACGAGTATTAATTTTGAAAATACTATGCTTGCACATCGATTAAGCGCACTTGGTTTTACAATCGGAAGCAAAATTAAAGTACGTCAGAAGTTTTTTATGAAAGGTCCATGCACGTTAGAGATGGATGGTCAATGTATCGGTATCCGTCACTGTGATGCTTGCAAAATAATGTTGGAGCAAGCGGATGCATAA
- a CDS encoding YveK family protein, producing the protein MEENKSFDFSKLWEIIKRNLKWLIILPIVCLLLSVLFTAVAVHPKYQATSQVLINKSDKGDLTMAEKFQADSQIVATYTDIAKSPRVLGKVADEVGHGEDANSISEKVEISNEPNSQVLNFTATDENKKRAEKIADQSAEIFKKQIGSLAEKGDIEVLSKSADNVKSTSTSMGKNAAVGFIAGLILAVILICILEFLRNTKKNKTQRNETPHTQHTHQRRRPKREDLTQDDINEHDRPDEGNHLR; encoded by the coding sequence ATGGAAGAAAATAAAAGTTTTGATTTTTCAAAGTTATGGGAGATTATCAAGCGCAATTTGAAGTGGCTGATAATTCTACCGATTGTCTGCCTATTATTGAGTGTGCTGTTTACAGCAGTAGCAGTACATCCCAAATACCAAGCAACTTCACAAGTCCTTATCAACAAGAGTGATAAAGGGGATCTAACTATGGCAGAGAAATTCCAAGCAGATTCTCAAATCGTCGCTACATATACTGACATCGCAAAAAGTCCACGTGTATTAGGCAAAGTTGCGGATGAAGTCGGACATGGAGAAGATGCGAATTCGATTTCAGAGAAAGTAGAAATCAGCAATGAGCCTAACTCACAAGTGTTGAACTTTACTGCTACAGACGAAAACAAAAAACGTGCTGAAAAAATTGCAGATCAGTCAGCTGAAATCTTCAAAAAGCAAATCGGCAGTCTTGCTGAAAAAGGTGATATTGAAGTTTTATCTAAATCAGCAGACAATGTTAAATCCACATCCACAAGCATGGGTAAAAATGCCGCTGTCGGCTTTATTGCAGGATTAATTTTAGCAGTTATTCTCATCTGTATTTTGGAATTCTTAAGAAATACAAAAAAGAATAAAACACAGCGCAATGAAACACCGCACACACAACATACGCATCAACGCAGACGTCCTAAAAGAGAAGATTTAACGCAAGATGATATCAATGAGCATGATAGACCTGATGAAGGAAATCATCTACGCTAG